The following coding sequences are from one Vulpes vulpes isolate BD-2025 chromosome 12, VulVul3, whole genome shotgun sequence window:
- the UBASH3B gene encoding ubiquitin-associated and SH3 domain-containing protein B isoform X2, which yields MGRRWTCCSPWASPEPAHKRPWHPQEEEVFRQHVTGWLFSHVGDPFLDDPLPREYVLYLRPTGPLAQKLSDFWQQSKQICGKNKAHNIFPHITLCQFFMCEDSKVDALGEALQTTVSRWKCKFSAPLPLELYTSSNFIGLFVKEDSAEVLKKFAADFAAEAASKTEVHVEPHKKQLHVTLAYHFQASHLPTLEKLAQNIDVKLGCDWVATIFSRDIRFANHETLQVIYPYTPQNDDELELTPGDFIFMSPMEQTSTSEGWIYGTSLTTGCSGLLPENYITKADECSTWIFHGSYSILNTASNALSFGDGVLERRQYEDQVLGETAPLTIICQPTQPLRVSSQPGPQKRCLFVCRHGERMDVVFGKYWLSQCFDAKGRYIRTNLNMPHSLPQRSGGFRDYEKDAPITVFGCMQARLVGEALLESNTIIDHVYCSPSLRCVQTAYNILKGLQQENHLKIRVEPGLFEWTKWVAGNTLPAWIPPSELAAANLSVDTTYRPHIPVSKLVVSESYDTYISRSFQVTKEIISECKSKGNNILIVAHASSLEACTCQLQGLSPQNSKDFVQMVRKIPYLGFCSCEELGETGIWQLTDPPILPLTHGPTGGFNWRETLLQE from the exons ACAAAAGGCCTTGGCATCCACAGGAGGAAGAAGTGTTCAGGCAGCATGTGACTGGTtg GTTGTTCTCTCACGTCGGCGACCCCTTCCTGGATGACCCCCTGCCCCGGGAGTACGTCCTCTACCTCCGACCCACCGGCCCCTTAGCACAGAAGCTCTCCGACTTTTGGCAGCAGTCGAAGCAGATCTGTGGGAAGAACAAGGCACACAACATCTTCCCCCACATCACCCTCTGCCAGTTCTTCATG TGTGAGGACAGCAAGGTGGACGCCCTGGGGGAAGCCCTGCAGACCACCGTCAGTCgctggaaatgcaaattctcggCCCCGCTGCCCCTGGAGCTCTACACATCCTCCAACTTCATCGGCCTCTTCGTGAAGGAAGACAGCGCCGAGGTCCTCAAGAAGTTTGCCGCCGACTTTGCTGCAGAGGCCGCATCCAAAACAG aaGTCCATGTGGAACCTCATAAGAAGCAGCTTCATGTAACCCTGGCTTACCACTTCCAAGCTAGCCACCTACCCACCCTGGAGAAACTAGCTCAGAACATTGATGTCAAACTCGGCTGTGACTGGGTGGCCACCATATTCTCACGAGATATCCGGTTCGCTAACCATGAG acATTACAGGTGATCTACCCCTACACCCCACAAAATGATGACGAGCTGGAGCTGACCCCGGGGGACTTCATCTTTATGTCTCCCATGGAGCAGACCAGCACCAGCGAGGGCTGGATCTATGGCACCTCCTTAACCACGGGCTGCTCTGGGCTCCTGCCCGAGAATTACATCACCAAGGCTGACGAGTGCAGCACCTGGATATTTCATGG TTCTTACTCAATCTTAAACACAGCATCTAACGCTCTCTCATTTGGTGATGGCGTGTTGGAGAGGCGGCAGTATGAGGACCAGGTTCTGGGGGAGACGGCACCCCTGACTATCATCTGCCAGCCCACGCAG CCTCTGAGGGTCAGTAGCCAGCCCGGCCCTCAAAAGAGATGCCTCTTTGTGTGTCGGCATGGTGAGAGGATGGATGTTGTGTTTGGGAAGTACTGGCTATCCCAGTGCTTTGATGCCAAAG gccgCTACATACGCACCAACCTGAACATGCCTCATAGCTTACCTCAGCGGAGTGGTGGTTTCCGGGATTATGAGAAAGATGCTCCGATCACCGTGTTTGGATGTATGCAAGCAAGACTGGTGG GGGAAGCCTTATTGGAGAGCAACACTATTATTGACCACGTCTACTGCTCCCCATCGCTGCGCTGCGTTCAGACCGCATACAACATCTTGAAAG GTTTACAACAAGAAAATCACTTGAAGATCCGTGTCGAGCCCGGCTTATTTGAGTGGACAAAATGGGTTGCTGGGAACACATTACCTGCGTGGATACCTCCATCAGAGTTAGCTGCCGCCAACCTGAGTGTTGATACAACCTACAG acCTCACATTCCAGTCAGCAAATTAGTGGTTTCAGAATCCTATGACACTTACATTAGTAGAAGTTTCcaagtaacaaaagaaataataagtgagTGTAAAAGTAAAG GAAATAACATCCTGATTGTGGCTCATGCATCTTCCCTGGAAGCGTGTACCTGCCAACTTCAAGGTCTGTCACCCCAGAACTCCAAGGACTTTGTACAAATGGTCCGAAAG ATCCCATATTTGGGGTTTTGTTCCTGTGAAGAACTAGGAGAAACTGGAATATGGCAGCTGACAGACCCACCTATTCTTCCTCTTACCCATGGACCAACTGGGGGCTTCAACTGGAGAGAAACCTTGCTACAAGAATAA
- the UBASH3B gene encoding ubiquitin-associated and SH3 domain-containing protein B isoform X1 produces MAQYGAPGPLGMAARDELYSKVTPRRSRQQRAGTIKHGSALDVLLSMGFPRARAQKALASTGGRSVQAACDWLFSHVGDPFLDDPLPREYVLYLRPTGPLAQKLSDFWQQSKQICGKNKAHNIFPHITLCQFFMCEDSKVDALGEALQTTVSRWKCKFSAPLPLELYTSSNFIGLFVKEDSAEVLKKFAADFAAEAASKTEVHVEPHKKQLHVTLAYHFQASHLPTLEKLAQNIDVKLGCDWVATIFSRDIRFANHETLQVIYPYTPQNDDELELTPGDFIFMSPMEQTSTSEGWIYGTSLTTGCSGLLPENYITKADECSTWIFHGSYSILNTASNALSFGDGVLERRQYEDQVLGETAPLTIICQPTQPLRVSSQPGPQKRCLFVCRHGERMDVVFGKYWLSQCFDAKGRYIRTNLNMPHSLPQRSGGFRDYEKDAPITVFGCMQARLVGEALLESNTIIDHVYCSPSLRCVQTAYNILKGLQQENHLKIRVEPGLFEWTKWVAGNTLPAWIPPSELAAANLSVDTTYRPHIPVSKLVVSESYDTYISRSFQVTKEIISECKSKGNNILIVAHASSLEACTCQLQGLSPQNSKDFVQMVRKIPYLGFCSCEELGETGIWQLTDPPILPLTHGPTGGFNWRETLLQE; encoded by the exons ACAAAAGGCCTTGGCATCCACAGGAGGAAGAAGTGTTCAGGCAGCATGTGACTG GTTGTTCTCTCACGTCGGCGACCCCTTCCTGGATGACCCCCTGCCCCGGGAGTACGTCCTCTACCTCCGACCCACCGGCCCCTTAGCACAGAAGCTCTCCGACTTTTGGCAGCAGTCGAAGCAGATCTGTGGGAAGAACAAGGCACACAACATCTTCCCCCACATCACCCTCTGCCAGTTCTTCATG TGTGAGGACAGCAAGGTGGACGCCCTGGGGGAAGCCCTGCAGACCACCGTCAGTCgctggaaatgcaaattctcggCCCCGCTGCCCCTGGAGCTCTACACATCCTCCAACTTCATCGGCCTCTTCGTGAAGGAAGACAGCGCCGAGGTCCTCAAGAAGTTTGCCGCCGACTTTGCTGCAGAGGCCGCATCCAAAACAG aaGTCCATGTGGAACCTCATAAGAAGCAGCTTCATGTAACCCTGGCTTACCACTTCCAAGCTAGCCACCTACCCACCCTGGAGAAACTAGCTCAGAACATTGATGTCAAACTCGGCTGTGACTGGGTGGCCACCATATTCTCACGAGATATCCGGTTCGCTAACCATGAG acATTACAGGTGATCTACCCCTACACCCCACAAAATGATGACGAGCTGGAGCTGACCCCGGGGGACTTCATCTTTATGTCTCCCATGGAGCAGACCAGCACCAGCGAGGGCTGGATCTATGGCACCTCCTTAACCACGGGCTGCTCTGGGCTCCTGCCCGAGAATTACATCACCAAGGCTGACGAGTGCAGCACCTGGATATTTCATGG TTCTTACTCAATCTTAAACACAGCATCTAACGCTCTCTCATTTGGTGATGGCGTGTTGGAGAGGCGGCAGTATGAGGACCAGGTTCTGGGGGAGACGGCACCCCTGACTATCATCTGCCAGCCCACGCAG CCTCTGAGGGTCAGTAGCCAGCCCGGCCCTCAAAAGAGATGCCTCTTTGTGTGTCGGCATGGTGAGAGGATGGATGTTGTGTTTGGGAAGTACTGGCTATCCCAGTGCTTTGATGCCAAAG gccgCTACATACGCACCAACCTGAACATGCCTCATAGCTTACCTCAGCGGAGTGGTGGTTTCCGGGATTATGAGAAAGATGCTCCGATCACCGTGTTTGGATGTATGCAAGCAAGACTGGTGG GGGAAGCCTTATTGGAGAGCAACACTATTATTGACCACGTCTACTGCTCCCCATCGCTGCGCTGCGTTCAGACCGCATACAACATCTTGAAAG GTTTACAACAAGAAAATCACTTGAAGATCCGTGTCGAGCCCGGCTTATTTGAGTGGACAAAATGGGTTGCTGGGAACACATTACCTGCGTGGATACCTCCATCAGAGTTAGCTGCCGCCAACCTGAGTGTTGATACAACCTACAG acCTCACATTCCAGTCAGCAAATTAGTGGTTTCAGAATCCTATGACACTTACATTAGTAGAAGTTTCcaagtaacaaaagaaataataagtgagTGTAAAAGTAAAG GAAATAACATCCTGATTGTGGCTCATGCATCTTCCCTGGAAGCGTGTACCTGCCAACTTCAAGGTCTGTCACCCCAGAACTCCAAGGACTTTGTACAAATGGTCCGAAAG ATCCCATATTTGGGGTTTTGTTCCTGTGAAGAACTAGGAGAAACTGGAATATGGCAGCTGACAGACCCACCTATTCTTCCTCTTACCCATGGACCAACTGGGGGCTTCAACTGGAGAGAAACCTTGCTACAAGAATAA